From the genome of Candidatus Binatia bacterium, one region includes:
- a CDS encoding cytochrome c: protein MTKLAKTMTLGALAFGLAVPTLSFAADSGADLFKQKCAICHGENGAGKGKIPALSSADIQKQSDADFKNAIEKGTKTDKGMMIAFGGKLSHEQIEGLVKFVRSLKK, encoded by the coding sequence ATGACCAAGCTGGCAAAAACGATGACCCTGGGCGCCCTGGCTTTCGGATTGGCGGTCCCGACACTGAGTTTTGCGGCCGATAGCGGCGCAGACCTCTTCAAGCAGAAATGCGCCATATGCCACGGCGAAAACGGCGCCGGCAAGGGGAAAATACCCGCCCTCAGTTCGGCCGATATCCAGAAGCAGTCGGACGCCGACTTCAAGAACGCGATCGAAAAGGGAACAAAGACCGACAAGGGCATGATGATCGCCTTCGGCGGCAAGCTCAGCCATGAACAGATCGAAGGGTTAGTGAAGTTCGTCCGCAGCCTGAAGAAGTAA